One genomic region from Microthrixaceae bacterium encodes:
- a CDS encoding restriction endonuclease subunit S, producing MEPGDLVVNKMKAWQGSMGISQFRGIVSPAYFVYRPLHREDGRFLSYLLRSQPMTKAYIANSKGIRINQWDLDPGAFSRLRVPLPPLAGQRAIADYLDRETAQIDTLIAEQQRLIELLDERRVAAIEASFACGVVNSRLRHACREIIDCPHTTPDRDETGVYEAVRTASVRRGAFRPGNGIPVSEAAWSSRNSLGSPELGDVLFTREAPAGEACMVPGNQICLGQRMVLLKVDSEKAVGEFVLWQIYSKRVQDHFVNTSNGSTVTNIRLPVLRSLPIYLPPLDEQRRIVAELDEVTSKIDTLIAEAERFIELAKERRSALITAAVTGQIDIPGVE from the coding sequence GTGGAACCCGGCGACCTTGTCGTGAACAAGATGAAGGCCTGGCAAGGCTCGATGGGGATATCTCAGTTCCGAGGAATCGTGAGTCCGGCGTACTTCGTCTATCGCCCGCTTCATCGGGAGGACGGCAGGTTTCTCTCCTACCTCCTCCGGTCCCAGCCAATGACGAAGGCATACATCGCGAACTCCAAAGGCATCCGCATCAATCAGTGGGATCTCGATCCCGGGGCGTTCTCGCGGCTGCGCGTTCCCCTTCCACCGCTTGCTGGGCAGCGGGCGATTGCGGACTACCTCGACCGCGAGACCGCCCAGATCGACACCCTCATCGCCGAGCAGCAGCGCCTCATCGAGCTCCTCGACGAACGCCGAGTCGCCGCAATTGAGGCCTCGTTCGCGTGCGGCGTTGTGAACAGCAGACTCCGCCACGCCTGCCGCGAAATTATCGATTGTCCTCACACGACGCCGGACAGAGACGAAACTGGTGTCTACGAAGCAGTCCGGACGGCATCGGTAAGGCGGGGGGCCTTTCGCCCTGGAAATGGCATTCCGGTTTCGGAGGCGGCCTGGTCGTCACGTAATTCCCTAGGAAGTCCGGAACTTGGTGATGTGCTCTTCACCCGAGAGGCCCCGGCAGGAGAGGCGTGCATGGTTCCCGGCAATCAAATCTGCCTGGGGCAACGAATGGTTCTTCTCAAAGTTGACAGCGAGAAAGCCGTCGGCGAATTCGTACTCTGGCAGATTTACAGCAAACGAGTGCAGGACCACTTCGTCAACACATCCAATGGTTCGACTGTCACCAACATCAGACTGCCTGTCCTACGGTCGCTGCCGATCTACCTCCCACCGCTCGACGAGCAGCGGCGAATCGTGGCGGAACTCGACGAAGTGACCTCCAAGATCGATACCCTCATCGCAGAGGCGGAGCGGTTCATCGAACTGGCGAAAGAGCGGCGTTCGGCGCTCATCACTGCTGCGGTGACGGGTCAGATCGACATTCCTGGGGTGGAGTAA